AAAGAAGGTCAACCACATCCCATGCCTCAGCCTAACAGTTCTGCCTTCAATCAAACCCCATTGGCTGCAGATCAATTCAAGACTCTGGAAGCATTACGTAGGCACACAATTTCcacataaatataattacatgATAGACATTCTGTTGTACTAATCTGAACTCGGCGacgaaaaaataaattataaacccaaaccaaacaaaGCTACAGACACAGCTACCAGACAAAAGCACACACTTCTAAGCATCAAAACAATAACAGTTGTCACACACACTTATTCTGATTATTTTTGAAACAACCATTCCTTCATAACCTAAGCAACCTCTGTGTAAGGATGATAAGATGaggatacacatgtatgtatgtatgtaactaAGAACAGATATCAGTCGTCCGTGTTCACATAGGGCAAGATGTGCAGGTATTCACCATCAACTGTTGGCACAGACAACATCTCGGTCCAGTCATGCCACTCATCGCCATGATCGAAACAACCGTTGACGCCGGCCCAAGGATCGTTGTGAAGCCTCAGGACGTGATCATCGGTCACCTCGTATGGCTCTGGAGGGTCGTAGTCACAACTCCCCCAGTCAATACTGTCGGGATCCAAGGGTGGAAGTAgctcatatatttgttgttcaCTAAGGACTGGTGGAGCCGAGTCGGCAGAGTCTGGTCCAGCTTCTGACTGCTTGTGCTTTTCAAACTGTATTTGTGAATGAACAATGGTCTCGTTCATGCCATGAGACGAGTCTAATGAAGATTCACAACCCACTGCGCCATCGTCCTTGTAGCTACAAACATCTTCCACAGGCGATGACCTGACTGACGTTTCTAGGAACTTCTCCACTAGTTCAGTCTTTGTCCTGCTAAGTGAAATACTAGATGATGGcatgttttgtaaatttagGTTGTCCCCAGCTTTTTTGCGTCGCTTTGGGCCAACGCCTGGAGGCAACACGAACTGTTGCACGTCGACCTCCTTTATAATTTCATTCTTATTCAGTTTTTGCATTAGGTCATTTCCTATATTTGAAGAACCGGTCTTTTGTTGCAATTCTGCTATCAACTGAGCAGTGGTTTTCACTTTGGGAGTTCTGAAAGATTTTAAAACATCAGTTTTGGGGCTCTTCTTCAAAGAATCAACACTGTGGTCCATCTCGGACGATGGCAAATCCGAGTGGGACTCTTTAGCACTAGCAGAACTAGAAGAAGAAAGTAATTTATCACCATGACGATTCTTACAAGATTTCACAGCTCCATTAACAACAGAAGAATCACTCTTATTGCGTTTTGAAAGACCTGCTGATTTTTTGTCagctttcaaatgttttaatggTGGGAAAGAATCAGAATTTTCGGCACGTATCCTTTTTCTATTGGCAACATATGTTTTAGAAGTGTCATTTTGATCTTTTCTTGAGCAATTATCACTTGATTTTGAAAGAAATGCTTTGGAATGATTTTCCTTTACCTTTTTGGTAGAATGATTACTGTTATGGGAGAACTGCAAGCAAGAATTGTCGTTATTAATTGTAGAATGACAATGAACATCGGATTTAAGGTTTCTACCTCTACTGCCCTCACTAGTCCAGCTGGAATTGGAATCCTCATTCCCAGACACTATGGGACTACCAGCAGAAGGTGACTTGGTTTTACTCCGACTCTTTGGAGTGGATGGACGGCCAGGTTTAGGCGAATGAGATCTAGAACTTCCAACACAAGAATCATTGTGAGTGACTGTACTTGCCCTTTTGGAATTAAAGCTCTTCTCTGAGAGAGTTGGTGATGCCgttggtaatgatgatgatgatgatgtcacaGGCTCCCTGTTTATAGGACTACTACTCGACATCTGAGATGGGACCACACAATGTCTGACAATAGGACTGCCATTTCTTGAATGAGTCACAGATTGCACAACAGACGGTGTCACGAGAGGACTAAGCTGTGGCACTGCAGACTTACTCCCTGCATTTGGTGGTGGTACTGATGCCAGACCATCTCTGAACGACTGCAGCTTTGGAGTGCCAGGTTTCACTCCATGTACTAGAGGAGACCGACTTGCCCCTGGGCTAAGACGAGATGACTGAATATTTGGTGTGGAACATCGCATTCCAGGTAGTCCCGGTGACATGTTCATCCTTCTCCCATGAGCTGGCGAACTTGTTCTATTTGGTAGTGGAGAACAGGGACTACCAGGGCACAACCCAATCCTACCTGTCCCCTGCAGGGCAGCCACAGCGGGGTGCTGCGACACCAACTCTACCCGTTCTCCATTAACAGACCCACTCTCACTATCTCCAGCATTAACAAGCTTCTGCCAACTGCGAACCAATCGCTTTGCTCGCTTGGCCAACTGTTCATTGTCAGTCTTCTTTCGTAGTTCATTGACAAACTTTCCAATTCTTGTTTGCTGCAAAGCACAAAAGTGGTTAAAcaataagttttattttaacaacatactcaaatacaaaatgaatgtttaaagttGGTCTcttccccccccacccccatttgcAAAATGTGTCATCTATTTTTTGATAGATTTTCTTTTCCTCATTTTATTGTCATCAATATTTATGACCGTTATACACATTTGTTCACATTAGTTCAATACATTCTTCTAAACAGCCAGTAttcattcaaaaaaaaattccaaatttCCAAAGCCTGTCTTTGTTTACTCACATTTTAAGTtctatacacatgtacatatttacaatgcttaaaacacatgcaattgtttttaaaaaggtttcatACATTTGAATGAAAGCATCTAAAAGGATGCCATTGCTGCAGTAATGTTGCTACATATAAACTAAAAAATATCCAACTGAAAGGCTAAGTAGTATTGCAATGAACCAACCAATTCAAGATTTACCAGGCCGTGACCATaatttttttcagtggtagccaaCCAGGCTACCAAgttataaaatctggtagccccCAGTAAAAATGGGTAGCCCCATAATTtcaatacattaattttttttagagaaaatattaaaatcatttatttttatttaaatgtgttaggttttttttttaaaaatcaatgagTAATATACTGTGAAATATACTCTTGTACATGTTGATTGTGAAGTAACTGGACgcgtaaaacaaatatataatagcctggtggactaccaggtttaggcatctggtagcccgagcaaacatttggtagtcaAAACACCCTGGGCTACcactaaggtcgagccctgttCACTTTATAAATCTTTTAACACCAATCTCTTATTTAAAACAATGCTTTACTTAAAATTCTTATCAACACTGTTCATAACCATTTCTTAAAACTAGCCTTATTGCTGATACCAATAAGAAtggaacatgaaataaaaaatatatatatctgtatgtttaCTCACCTCCAATGCTTCCTTTGTAATGGGG
The sequence above is drawn from the Gigantopelta aegis isolate Gae_Host chromosome 6, Gae_host_genome, whole genome shotgun sequence genome and encodes:
- the LOC121375570 gene encoding mediator of RNA polymerase II transcription subunit 26-like, translated to MQFSPQQIKEKLLKALDEQNNVLDVKSVLEVISILESYPITKEALEQTRIGKFVNELRKKTDNEQLAKRAKRLVRSWQKLVNAGDSESGSVNGERVELVSQHPAVAALQGTGRIGLCPGSPCSPLPNRTSSPAHGRRMNMSPGLPGMRCSTPNIQSSRLSPGASRSPLVHGVKPGTPKLQSFRDGLASVPPPNAGSKSAVPQLSPLVTPSVVQSVTHSRNGSPIVRHCVVPSQMSSSSPINREPVTSSSSSLPTASPTLSEKSFNSKRASTVTHNDSCVGSSRSHSPKPGRPSTPKSRSKTKSPSAGSPIVSGNEDSNSSWTSEGSRGRNLKSDVHCHSTINNDNSCLQFSHNSNHSTKKVKENHSKAFLSKSSDNCSRKDQNDTSKTYVANRKRIRAENSDSFPPLKHLKADKKSAGLSKRNKSDSSVVNGAVKSCKNRHGDKLLSSSSSASAKESHSDLPSSEMDHSVDSLKKSPKTDVLKSFRTPKVKTTAQLIAELQQKTGSSNIGNDLMQKLNKNEIIKEVDVQQFVLPPGVGPKRRKKAGDNLNLQNMPSSSISLSRTKTELVEKFLETSVRSSPVEDVCSYKDDGAVGCESSLDSSHGMNETIVHSQIQFEKHKQSEAGPDSADSAPPVLSEQQIYELLPPLDPDSIDWGSCDYDPPEPYEVTDDHVLRLHNDPWAGVNGCFDHGDEWHDWTEMLSVPTVDGEYLHILPYVNTDD